One Populus nigra chromosome 16, ddPopNigr1.1, whole genome shotgun sequence genomic window, aaaatggaagaaaaatgaggaggTTTCGTGGGAAAAGGACACTGATTTATGgcaatttgaggaccaaatacaAGACTACCTCACATCTAttccgacgagggcgtcggactcttctagtgggggtggtttgttagggctctaggcgcggggacgcgccaacgaaggcacactgcctagaattcggcagcgatggacagcggcagccttgcataggcagaaacgaATTTGGCAAGCAacgtgcaatgatctatgcgagtctttgagctacgacttggcatggatgtgggggcttagatactggaccttctaagtcagcagctgacgcagcagaacaggcagttgggactgccaagtagacagccaggaaatgggggaagtggcagcttcatgggaggcaaaacgtgggagcataactggggtgttctccatgccactaagtcctggaaacatgggatcatgggtaagaggtagtgctccactatgtcctgaaaacatgggatcatggggtggaggaagtgctccactaggtcccaAAAATAggggataatgggggggagcctgcagctcatgtatgtctataaataggcttgccaagcctctgttgtgggagcatgcgattttgtgcatagcacacacactcttgttgtgtattcctttgttgatgagataaataaaggttgagagggattcttgtaatcttgttgtgcttgcttgtgttggtttccttgtttgcgacgaagctattgtgagaacctctttgggtgagcgaaacacatagtcgtagggaaacacgagcgaaaagagtgaggcaaggctgagtctagtcgggactagactgccgcattgggttgaatttcgttgcgaaaaatttaaccccgtgacaatTGTCCAATTTCTTGTACGCTGCATCCTCCCCCGCAGCTTGACGAAGTCGGCACAACATGTCCGACTCCACCTGAACAATAGCAAGAACAGTAGCGATTACTTCGCGTCTGCTAAGTGCATCCGCAACCTGATTGTGGCTTCCTGGTTTGTGTTTCCATACAAAATCATATTCGGCCAAGAATTCCTGCCACCGAGCTTGTCGCTGCGACAATTTCTTCTGCGTCCAGAAGAATGTGTTGGCAACATTGTCAGTCTTGACAACAAATTTCGGCCCCAACAGATATACTCTCCATATGCCAAGGCAGTGCACTACTGCCGTCATTTCTTTCTCATGCGTTGAGTAATTCCGTTCCGCGTCATTTAGCTTCCGACTCTCGAAAGCAACCGGATGTCCATCTTGCACCAGCACTCCACCAATAGCCCTATCTGAAGCATCCGTATGCACTTCAAATGGCTTCTCAAAATCAGGCCTAGATTGATTGATATAAATATGTGATATATCCACTAACAAAGGCCGATGTAAACTTCATGGACGCTAGCTACTATGGAAGTTATATCACATATTGAGAAAATCCTAGAATTTATTCTCCTCCCCTCTCTTTAATtctacatattttatttaatttctgtaAGAGTATCTCCATTAATACTTTATACTAACTTAAATATTAAGAGAGTCTTCAAAGTAATGTTTAGTATTACGTTTTgaaaacgtttttgaaaaaaattaaaattttttattttttttaacttcaaattaaattttttttgatattttcatattattttgatgtgttgatataaaaaataatttttaaaaattaaaaaaacattattttaatatgttttgaaatgaaaagaacactttaaaaataattgctatcacacttccaaacattattttaatatgttttgatccttgactttatttttattttttttaccaattctaacctttttcttaatatttctttcaattttgtccatGGTTACATTTCAAATGATCCCTTGATATTGACACTCTTTCCAACTCAATTAGATTGAGAGGggttaaaaattagattatgaaaaattatatataacaattaactactagaaatcaaaatcaataagcTCTAGTATGTGTTCTCCAAACCAAAAACACTAGAAATTAATGAGCTTTAATATACATCATGTACATCCTCTagtcaaaactaataaaattttttggattttaacaatctttattataaaaaaaaagccctcaagaacaaaaaatacaatttgtaGTCATAAAAGTCTCCACTTTTTGAAAGCTATtacaatctttttatataaaaataaaattagaaaaccctagtaatattaaatagaaaaaataaagtgtaaAAACTATTccaattaaatagaaaaataaactaaacaagtataataacattaaagaagaataaattaagaaaatatttatttttctaaaaaaactcatgcatcaacatttatatgaaataaatgtgtgtgtattatgtgtgataatatctatatattatttattactcGTTAGATAAGCCATTTGGTGAAAACTTTTATAATGCATTATGAGTAATTAATGATATTCTATTAATTAGTCATAGGGTgcacattaaacaaaaatacaCGGATTAATATAggaaagataataaaatctaTGACCcactaaaaataatagaaatatctTAACTTAGAATTTTTCTCTCacatttatttctatttaattattttttaaaaataaatcttaagaaataattagtacactaattatttttaatataatataaaattactttCCATTTAAATCTGTATATGAAATTGTTACCCGTACGCTACACTAGATAATCCTTCTAAGGCAGATAGACAAGCAATGTCATTAGAATCTTCTCTGGAACGTATCTGTCATGTCAAAATATCCATAAAGAGATTTTGAATGATCCATATATTGGTAGATATATATatgacatatttattttatatatatatatatagtaaatcaACAAATACAGAAACAATAAAGGGAACTGGAACTGGaaaccaaggttgtcaattccgttccatTCTGTctggaatggccgaaacattccataccaattcaaaaaacagaacaaatttcatctcattttaaatctcggtccgttccggatttttcggctaaattccgcccgaaacgttccggtttcatttcacatgttccgttccgctcttgaaaagccattgaatcaaattgaaccttattcaatttaattaattaaatcacccaattataaaaagctcttttttattactatttgctataacaatgatattaataataacattgaaaattattattactattttcattaacaatgatattaattttttaaaattagatttatcactaatatatatggtttatattcatgttgtttttttcatgtttatattttgtaggaatttaagcaaaacaagggatgctttagatttcattagccttaataacattgacctaactttatatttaaaatatttgtgttaaaacattttactttcataatattttgatattttgtttaagttgaattactttaagttaaagatctatttattcttgactatttagaaatattttaaattttaaaattatatttgtttgacattgtgtttgtattgcataatttataattaatttatcttgaatttgaattatgtttgttgaatatatatatatatatatatatatatatatatatgaacagtacaaccccgaaacggcacgccgaaacattccgaaactgaaacattccgtttcaattgaaaaaataaaacacctacCAAAaaggaattgacaaccttgctgGAAACAAATCATCCTGCAACTTCCTTTTTAgaaacatcaataaaataaagtaaaaggtATCAAGCAAAGACGGTAATAAAATGACAGAATCATATGATGAACTAAACTTAACTAAACCTTAGTAATTAATTaggctttaaaaatataattaacaacaaaaccaTAGTGGGAAATTGAGTTAATGCTTTCCTAACAAGCTTATACCGAGATTAACATCACAATGGTAACAGAACATACGGCTTCCTCATCAGCATTCAGcccttaatttatatatattagtgcATCGAGAGTTGACAATTATGCCTGTTAAATTGATTGGTAGTAGAGGAGAATTGAAATTTAGAGAAAGAATGGGTGGCAAGAGCATGATGAATATGGCTGTACTGATGTTGTTGTTAGGGGTAACGGTGGTGACAGCAGCCATGTCACATGATTATGGAGATGCGTTGACAAAAAGCATTTTGTTTTTCGAAGGGCAGAGATCAGGGAAGTTGCCTTCTAATCAAAGGATGAATTGGAGGAAGGCTTCTGCCCTTAGAGATGGATCTGATATTGGTGTAAGTGGCTATGTCTTTCCATGCATATTCAAGCACGCAGTTCACAAATTTGCTCAATGGTTTTGTATGCTAGACTTACAAATTTACGTCTGATTTGCTTTTGTACATGCTAGATTTGCTAAATTTTTATGCTgtcaaattttttatgtaaatttgcTCAACATCattccctatttttttattttttaaatttattttgacattaatatatcaaaacaataaaaataacacacaaaaataattttaagcaacttttttgaattcttaaaaaataatattttgataagcAATGCCAAACACGTTGCAACGTTAGACTTCGCTCCATTTTCATAATAAATCAATTgacattatttaataaaatggaCGCACAAATACAATACATAATAAAGTCCAACCAACTACCCAAAATTTAACACGTTTATGCCGGCCCGATTGAAATCTACATAGTTATGTGCTTCCTGGTGACAAGAAACTATGATGTTCTTAACATTCTTGTAGATGGATATGGTTGGTGGGTACTATGATGCTGGTGACAACGTAAAATTCCATTTTCCAATGGCATTCACAACAACGTTGTTGGCGTGGAGTATAGTAGAGTTTGGTGAATCCATGGGCTCAGATTTGGAACATGCGTTAGAGGCTCTACGATGGGGTACAGACTATTTCCTGAAGGCCACAAGCAAACCTGGCATGGTTGTTGCCCAAGTCGGTGATCCCATCAGTGACCACACATGCTGGGAGAGGCCTGAAGACATGGACACTCTCAGAACTACTTACGTTGTTAATCAAACCCATCCTGGATCAGAAGTTTCAGCTGAGATTGCTGCTGCTCTAGCTGCCTCTTCTATCGTGTTCAAGAACAAAGACAGCCGGTATTCTAGTGTACTTCTCCAGAGGGCATCCCAGGTAATTGGTAGTAGCTAATTCGATAATGTTAATAACAATTGTGGGTGTCAAAAATTGTTAAATTATAAGGCAATGCACTTTTGATCtctaattaatttcttctttcttctaatTATGCTATACAATAATGTCTTGATAATCTTTCAGGTCTTCGACTTTGCAAACAATTATCAAGGATCTTACAATGAAAGTATCGGACGAGGGGCATGCCCATTTTATTGCGATTTCAATGGCTACCATGTATGTATTTGATCACAATATTAACGAAAGTTATGGAGTTgctaattaagattttataacCTATAGTACAATATTGGTAATGATTCATCTATCCAATATCtaaaattatcatatatatatgatgaataCATTTGTCTTACAGGATGAACTAATCTGGGGAGCAGCATGGTTATCCAAGGCAACTCAGGACCCCAAGTACTGGGATTATGTTGTAAAGAACATGGCAACTCTAGGAGGCAGTATTTTTGAGTTCGGATGGGATTCAAAACATAGTGGGATTAACATAATTGTTTCTCCAGTAATCACTCaacttcatttttctcttccaattatCATTCGTGAATATTTTTAGCTTAATCTTAGATTTATTTCTATCCACAGAAGGTGATGAGCTCCTCTGGTAGTTCCTTCATTACCAATGCTGACAGTTTCGTGTGTTCCTTGTTGCCTGAGTCACCTACCAAATCAGTAACATACTCTCCAGGTAGCATTTTCTGACTTCGATCTTTCTGGATAGCTTGATTTACCCCATATGTTGCCAACGTTTCGGTAATGATGAATTTCTTATGTCGATCAGGCGGGCTTATGTTCAAACCAGGAGGATGTAACTTGCAACATGCAACGGCTTTATCATTTCTTCTTATTGTTTACTCTCGCTATTTACAAGTTGCCAACCGATCAGTTCATTGCGGTTCTGTGGTTGCCACCCCGTCGAGACTCGTCGAGGTCGCCAAAACCCAGGTATTAAATATCTTATCGAGTCCACTTCTAGCCATCGAGAAAATCGTAgtcattaaaattaagaaaaaagaagaagtaatggCGCATTGCTTGATGCAGGTGGATTACATACTAGGAAGCAATCCATTAGGGATGTCGTACATGGTTGGATATGGCCCAAAATTCCCACAGAGAATTCATCACCGAGGATCGAGCTTGCCTTCCATGTCTACTTTCCATGAGCATATTGGATGTCATGATGGCAACAGCTATTTGGTGACCAAAATGCC contains:
- the LOC133675268 gene encoding endoglucanase 8-like, with product MGGKSMMNMAVLMLLLGVTVVTAAMSHDYGDALTKSILFFEGQRSGKLPSNQRMNWRKASALRDGSDIGMDMVGGYYDAGDNVKFHFPMAFTTTLLAWSIVEFGESMGSDLEHALEALRWGTDYFLKATSKPGMVVAQVGDPISDHTCWERPEDMDTLRTTYVVNQTHPGSEVSAEIAAALAASSIVFKNKDSRYSSVLLQRASQVFDFANNYQGSYNESIGRGACPFYCDFNGYHDELIWGAAWLSKATQDPKYWDYVVKNMATLGGSIFEFGWDSKHSGINIIVSPIYFYPQKVMSSSGSSFITNADSFVCSLLPESPTKSVTYSPGGLMFKPGGCNLQHATALSFLLIVYSRYLQVANRSVHCGSVVATPSRLVEVAKTQVDYILGSNPLGMSYMVGYGPKFPQRIHHRGSSLPSMSTFHEHIGCHDGNSYLVTKMPNRNVLVGAVVGGPDNNDQFLDSRLNVSQSEPATYFNAPLVGALAFFKGGK